The following proteins come from a genomic window of Pyxidicoccus sp. MSG2:
- a CDS encoding LysR family transcriptional regulator: MDARIDLDLNDVALFVRVVQARSFTAAARERGVPGSTVSRRIARLESVLGIRLLERTTRSLRLTDAGRAYFEHAERAVDDVWQGTDHVRELRKEPRGRVRILAPIVLGAAVANVVYACLAKHPGVSIDLELDERRVDLLAEGYDLAILAGKVVDSTDFVARELWRSSRKLLFASPRYLEARGTPRRLEDLARHDCIATRATDGFATWTLTRGRRKQRITLAPRFYVNEFSAAHRAVLAGVGIAMLPEVRCAEDVAAKRLVRVLDGYEGESGGVHLLYRAHRSLTAAVRACIDHFLEELPATDPARVAHKGRA; this comes from the coding sequence ATGGATGCACGAATCGACCTGGACCTGAACGACGTCGCCCTTTTCGTGCGCGTCGTCCAGGCGCGCAGCTTCACTGCCGCCGCCCGCGAGCGCGGTGTCCCGGGCTCGACGGTGAGCCGGCGCATCGCGCGGCTCGAGTCCGTGCTCGGCATCCGGCTCCTCGAGCGAACGACGCGCAGCCTTCGCCTCACCGACGCGGGGCGCGCGTACTTCGAACATGCCGAGCGGGCGGTCGACGACGTCTGGCAGGGGACGGACCACGTCCGCGAGCTCCGCAAGGAGCCGCGCGGTCGCGTGCGAATCCTGGCCCCCATCGTCCTCGGCGCCGCCGTGGCGAATGTCGTCTACGCCTGTCTCGCGAAGCATCCGGGCGTGTCCATCGACCTCGAGCTCGACGAGCGGCGGGTCGACCTGCTCGCCGAGGGTTACGACCTCGCGATTCTCGCGGGGAAGGTGGTGGACAGCACCGACTTCGTCGCGCGCGAGCTGTGGAGGTCGAGCCGGAAGCTGCTCTTCGCGAGCCCGCGTTACCTCGAGGCGCGCGGCACGCCGCGCCGGCTGGAAGACCTGGCACGCCACGACTGCATCGCGACGCGCGCGACCGATGGGTTCGCGACGTGGACATTGACCCGGGGACGCCGCAAACAGCGAATCACCCTGGCGCCACGCTTCTATGTGAACGAGTTCTCAGCCGCCCACCGTGCGGTGCTCGCCGGAGTCGGCATCGCGATGCTCCCGGAGGTGCGCTGCGCCGAGGACGTCGCCGCGAAGCGGCTCGTCCGCGTCCTTGACGGCTACGAAGGTGAGTCGGGCGGTGTCCACCTCCTCTATCGCGCCCATCGCTCGCTGACCGCGGCGGTCCGTGCGTGCATCGACCACTTCCTCGAAGAGCTGCCGGCCACCGACCCGGCCCGCGTCGCCCACAAGGGTCGCGCCTGA
- a CDS encoding carboxypeptidase regulatory-like domain-containing protein, which produces MNLYPLRPWTCALLALCACASATRSPQAPQTSQAPQASAPARPLREQCRTNLDACWELDEFHPTSPAEEQAGCERGDATDCFFLGLHFVHGDGEAEDKARGFQLLGQSCQKQHFAACEHLMSLRYAGMGGEQELSAARPMLEKDCSGDQPMGCLLLGELHWQAEGEARDVTRARAFYERACERGVAKGCSKLGSSLIKRGDDGEEVGEEVSEADLTRALKLFERGCAGGDGEGCASLGSMTMISPDPRAACEAFKKGCEADSPSSIACEGYGGFCDEDFGSDYVMLKGQEKGCRDGSGQDCEWAGEAHEMGEGTRKAPERAARRYARGCELGSFPSCERLANLEALGYPGAAPQSEKARQRLIEACERKLPGACVSLGKALREGKPWLPRDLKAASGYSLRACEQEDAEGCEALALAYQEGLGVEQSGERAFKHHRKACGLGRMESCVKTGASAEALKRREEAVRAYQQSCFRGTASGCEALTRLGEAATLVERSQWVELSSSRPGAETSDLLLLPDSPLLLANARGQLQLIDTRTGKPVGAPVNLSSREVQWKAPHGMSTLIRHAHDLSLSWDARAKEPFGFFNDSGGLMLWRPGLPNPPSPGPAVKERRCLPLASPPSGRRVLLAICSADAYLSPVLQELDVETGKPVGPRVELEAPVTALTVSADGSRYAAGLKDGRVRLIDAETGKVTALPGGDAKEVRSISFHPTRPLLATTSTESDGALLWDTSGSQSAPVRISEQVKQVRFSPDGTLLAAAGAQEGLLLLDASTGQRASPPIPLDGGTSELIIVFSPDGRRLAVTDSGYKVLLVTLRGAAASRSAASVPPWFTRILPLEPPTVPKPPPILMDGRLEGTVRFEGKPVPDAVVELTPSDIEWDDAKALGTKRYPVRPDGTFVLTKVPRIGWWLSVQAPGKKTWTGGFKLREQAHHTGIDVSLERAATLRGRVLSPGKKPAAGVQVSWRGPYSEERSSVVTDARGRFVIDHLHPQTYRLTALAPNGDILSQLVALDKPESREVEWILLKRSDPAVLRVRVVTEGSKPVPGAKLRMELGMQGVTDAQGRWHTDELHGTQYHITPTAEWKGRSYSGKTVSEPFPEEVVITIPDAQF; this is translated from the coding sequence ATGAACCTGTACCCATTGCGTCCCTGGACCTGCGCGCTGCTCGCGCTGTGCGCATGCGCCTCGGCAACCCGGTCTCCCCAGGCCCCCCAGACCTCCCAGGCCCCCCAGGCATCCGCGCCTGCCAGGCCCTTGCGCGAGCAGTGCCGCACGAACCTGGATGCCTGTTGGGAGCTCGACGAGTTTCACCCCACCTCCCCTGCCGAAGAGCAGGCCGGGTGCGAGCGCGGGGATGCCACCGACTGCTTCTTCCTCGGGCTGCACTTCGTGCATGGTGATGGGGAGGCCGAGGATAAGGCCCGGGGGTTCCAGCTGCTCGGTCAGTCCTGCCAGAAGCAGCACTTCGCGGCCTGTGAGCACCTGATGAGTTTGCGGTACGCCGGAATGGGAGGCGAGCAGGAGCTCTCCGCGGCGCGGCCCATGCTCGAGAAGGACTGCTCCGGCGACCAGCCCATGGGCTGTCTCCTGCTCGGTGAGCTCCACTGGCAGGCCGAGGGAGAAGCCCGCGACGTGACACGTGCACGCGCCTTCTACGAGCGGGCCTGTGAGCGCGGAGTGGCGAAGGGCTGCTCGAAGCTGGGCAGTTCACTGATCAAGAGAGGCGATGACGGTGAGGAGGTAGGTGAGGAGGTATCGGAGGCGGACCTCACCCGGGCGCTCAAGCTGTTCGAGCGGGGGTGCGCGGGAGGTGACGGAGAGGGGTGCGCGTCGCTGGGCTCGATGACCATGATCTCGCCGGACCCGCGCGCCGCTTGCGAGGCCTTCAAGAAGGGGTGTGAGGCGGATAGCCCCAGCTCCATCGCCTGCGAGGGCTACGGGGGCTTTTGCGACGAGGACTTCGGCAGCGACTACGTGATGCTGAAGGGCCAGGAGAAGGGCTGTAGGGATGGGAGCGGACAGGACTGCGAGTGGGCGGGCGAGGCCCATGAGATGGGCGAGGGCACGAGGAAGGCCCCTGAGCGCGCGGCGAGGCGCTACGCGCGCGGCTGCGAGCTCGGCTCCTTCCCGTCGTGCGAGCGGCTCGCGAACCTCGAGGCCCTTGGCTACCCGGGGGCGGCGCCCCAGTCGGAGAAGGCACGTCAGCGGCTGATCGAGGCCTGCGAGCGCAAGCTGCCAGGGGCCTGCGTCTCGCTGGGAAAGGCGCTGCGCGAGGGAAAGCCCTGGCTCCCCAGGGACCTGAAGGCCGCGTCCGGCTACTCCCTGCGCGCGTGCGAGCAGGAGGACGCGGAGGGGTGTGAGGCACTCGCCCTGGCCTACCAGGAGGGGCTCGGCGTGGAGCAGAGCGGCGAGCGGGCCTTCAAGCACCACCGCAAGGCGTGCGGGCTGGGCCGCATGGAATCGTGCGTCAAGACGGGCGCGAGCGCTGAGGCCCTGAAGCGACGCGAGGAGGCCGTGCGGGCCTACCAGCAGAGCTGCTTCCGAGGCACGGCCAGCGGCTGCGAGGCCCTGACCCGGCTGGGCGAGGCCGCCACCCTCGTCGAGCGCTCACAGTGGGTGGAGCTGTCCTCGTCGCGCCCTGGCGCCGAGACGTCCGACCTGCTCCTCCTCCCGGACTCGCCGCTGCTGCTCGCCAACGCCCGGGGGCAGCTCCAGCTCATCGATACCCGCACGGGCAAGCCCGTGGGGGCGCCGGTCAATCTCTCCAGCCGCGAAGTCCAGTGGAAGGCCCCGCACGGGATGAGCACGCTCATCCGCCACGCCCACGACCTCTCGCTGAGCTGGGATGCTCGCGCGAAGGAGCCCTTCGGCTTCTTCAACGACTCAGGCGGGCTGATGCTCTGGCGCCCGGGCCTCCCGAACCCGCCCTCTCCAGGGCCAGCGGTGAAGGAGCGGCGGTGCCTGCCGCTCGCGTCCCCTCCCTCCGGGCGCCGCGTGCTCCTGGCGATCTGCTCCGCGGACGCGTACCTCTCCCCGGTGCTGCAGGAGCTCGACGTGGAGACGGGCAAGCCCGTGGGTCCACGTGTGGAGCTCGAAGCCCCGGTGACGGCGCTCACGGTCTCCGCGGACGGCTCGCGGTATGCCGCGGGGCTGAAGGACGGAAGGGTGCGGCTCATCGACGCGGAGACCGGCAAGGTCACCGCGCTCCCCGGTGGGGACGCGAAGGAGGTGCGGTCCATCTCCTTCCACCCCACGCGGCCGTTGCTGGCCACGACGTCTACCGAATCGGATGGCGCGCTGTTGTGGGACACCTCCGGAAGCCAGTCCGCTCCGGTGAGGATTTCCGAGCAGGTGAAGCAGGTCCGCTTCAGTCCGGATGGGACGCTGCTGGCCGCGGCGGGTGCCCAGGAGGGGCTCCTGCTGCTCGATGCGAGCACGGGCCAGCGGGCCTCGCCCCCCATTCCCCTCGACGGCGGCACGTCCGAGTTGATCATCGTGTTCAGCCCGGATGGCAGGAGGCTCGCGGTGACGGACTCGGGGTACAAGGTGCTCCTGGTGACGCTCCGGGGAGCGGCCGCCAGCCGGAGCGCTGCGTCCGTGCCTCCGTGGTTCACGCGCATCCTCCCACTCGAGCCGCCCACGGTGCCGAAGCCGCCGCCCATCCTGATGGACGGCCGGCTCGAGGGGACGGTGCGCTTCGAGGGGAAGCCCGTGCCCGACGCGGTGGTGGAGCTGACTCCCAGTGATATCGAGTGGGATGACGCCAAGGCGCTCGGCACGAAGCGCTATCCGGTGCGGCCGGACGGTACCTTCGTACTCACGAAGGTGCCGCGCATCGGGTGGTGGCTCTCGGTCCAGGCTCCGGGGAAGAAGACCTGGACGGGCGGCTTCAAACTGCGCGAGCAGGCGCATCACACCGGCATCGACGTCTCGCTCGAGCGCGCGGCCACGCTGCGAGGCCGGGTGCTCTCCCCCGGCAAGAAGCCCGCCGCCGGAGTGCAGGTGTCCTGGCGGGGACCCTATTCGGAGGAGCGCTCCTCGGTGGTGACCGACGCGCGCGGTCGGTTCGTGATCGACCACCTCCACCCCCAGACGTACCGCCTCACGGCGCTCGCGCCCAACGGAGACATCCTCAGCCAGCTGGTGGCGCTCGACAAACCGGAGTCCCGGGAGGTGGAGTGGATCCTGCTCAAGCGCAGCGACCCCGCGGTGCTCCGCGTGCGCGTGGTCACCGAGGGAAGCAAGCCCGTCCCCGGAGCGAAGCTCCGCATGGAGCTGGGCATGCAGGGCGTCACGGACGCTCAGGGCCGATGGCACACCGACGAGCTGCACGGCACCCAGTATCACATCACGCCGACCGCCGAGTGGAAGGGGCGCTCCTACTCCGGAAAGACGGTGTCGGAGCCCTTTCCGGAGGAGGTGGTCATCACCATCCCGGACGCGCAGTTCTGA
- a CDS encoding NmrA family NAD(P)-binding protein: MFLVSGITGKVGGAAARRLLEEGHSVRALVRDPLKASEWSRKGVDVRRGDLNDAAAVAGALEGVEGAYLMLPPVIAPTPDFAEVKAMIASFREALRQAPPPRLVVLSSFGSQQRSDLGLITATHLLEESLDGLPLPTAFVRAGSFLENYAHGLGRVASTGYLDSFMAPTDRSVPMVGTADIGNQVARLLLGGWSGRKFVELGTRYSPDDVARAMSEVLGRPVQARPIPRETWASSLQAMGLAPGTTGAYEEMLDGINSGWIDFGVPGTEPVAATVTPAQVFAQATKARGAV, translated from the coding sequence ATGTTTCTCGTGTCAGGAATCACCGGCAAGGTCGGTGGCGCGGCCGCGCGGCGGTTGCTGGAAGAAGGGCACTCGGTGCGCGCGCTGGTCCGCGACCCGCTCAAGGCCTCGGAGTGGTCACGCAAGGGCGTCGACGTCCGCCGGGGAGACCTCAACGATGCCGCTGCCGTCGCCGGGGCCCTGGAAGGAGTCGAGGGGGCCTACCTGATGCTGCCCCCGGTCATCGCTCCGACGCCGGACTTCGCGGAGGTGAAGGCCATGATTGCCAGCTTCCGCGAGGCCCTGCGCCAGGCGCCTCCGCCGCGACTGGTGGTGCTGTCCTCGTTTGGCTCGCAGCAGCGCAGCGATCTCGGGCTCATCACCGCCACCCACCTGCTCGAAGAGTCGTTGGACGGCTTGCCCCTTCCCACCGCCTTCGTCCGGGCCGGCTCGTTCCTGGAGAACTACGCCCATGGGCTCGGGAGGGTTGCCTCCACCGGGTATCTCGACAGCTTCATGGCACCGACGGACCGATCCGTGCCGATGGTTGGCACGGCGGATATCGGCAACCAGGTCGCCCGGCTGCTGCTCGGCGGCTGGAGCGGCAGGAAATTCGTGGAGCTCGGCACCCGGTACAGCCCGGACGACGTCGCCCGCGCGATGAGCGAGGTGCTCGGCCGGCCGGTTCAGGCGCGGCCGATTCCCCGCGAGACGTGGGCGTCCAGCTTGCAGGCCATGGGCCTGGCGCCCGGCACCACCGGGGCCTACGAGGAGATGTTGGACGGCATCAACTCGGGCTGGATCGACTTCGGAGTGCCCGGCACCGAGCCGGTCGCCGCGACAGTGACTCCCGCCCAGGTGTTCGCGCAGGCGACGAAAGCCCGGGGCGCCGTCTGA
- a CDS encoding GNAT family N-acetyltransferase produces the protein MTVTLQELGPELLDQVGPMCARAFDDYPFLAELFPGDAETRAKVSSRFYSATVIDCLEHGTVHALVEDGRLAGVAAWLRPGAFPQSLRRQARFLPTVWAGLRHFPGRARLALQALARLERYHPHTPPHWYLAAIAVEPSMQGRGLGVRLMKRGLELAAEQGDPCFLETAKESNREWYRGFGFDTQRIEPCFDGGPPQWFMWRPPG, from the coding sequence ATGACCGTGACTCTCCAGGAGCTGGGCCCGGAGCTGCTCGACCAGGTGGGCCCGATGTGCGCCCGCGCCTTCGACGACTACCCCTTCCTCGCGGAGCTGTTCCCGGGCGACGCGGAGACGCGCGCGAAGGTGTCCTCCCGCTTCTACAGCGCCACCGTCATCGACTGCCTGGAGCACGGCACCGTCCACGCCCTCGTGGAGGACGGGCGGCTGGCCGGTGTCGCTGCGTGGCTGCGGCCGGGAGCCTTCCCGCAGTCGCTCCGGCGTCAGGCGCGATTCCTCCCGACGGTGTGGGCGGGCCTCCGGCACTTCCCGGGACGCGCGCGGCTGGCGCTCCAGGCGCTCGCGCGGCTCGAGCGCTACCATCCGCATACGCCTCCGCACTGGTACCTCGCCGCCATCGCCGTCGAGCCCTCCATGCAGGGGCGCGGACTGGGTGTGCGGTTGATGAAGCGCGGACTGGAGCTGGCGGCGGAGCAGGGCGACCCCTGCTTCCTGGAGACGGCGAAGGAGTCCAACCGGGAGTGGTATCGCGGCTTCGGCTTCGACACCCAGCGCATCGAGCCGTGCTTCGACGGCGGGCCGCCCCAGTGGTTCATGTGGCGTCCTCCCGGGTAG
- a CDS encoding 3-hydroxybutyrate dehydrogenase produces the protein MNQDSGRCALVTGAANGIGLAVAESLASQGVRVLLADLDEDAGTAAAQRLPGARYQWADVSSREDCRALVATAEREWGRLDILVNNAGLQHVSPVEEFPEDRWEQLIRIMLVGPFLLTRYALPLMYERKWGRIINVSSLHGLVASPYKSAYVSAKHGLMGLTKTVALEAADKGVTVNAVCPSYVRTPLVEKQIADQARVHGITAAEVVEKIMLAPAAVKRLLEPSEVAAYISFLCSDAAGGITGAAQVMDCGWTAR, from the coding sequence GTGAATCAGGATTCAGGTCGGTGTGCCCTCGTGACGGGCGCGGCGAATGGTATCGGCCTCGCGGTGGCGGAGAGCCTGGCGTCCCAGGGTGTGCGCGTGCTGCTGGCGGACCTCGACGAGGACGCCGGCACCGCGGCGGCGCAGCGGCTTCCGGGGGCTCGCTACCAGTGGGCGGACGTCTCGTCCCGCGAGGACTGCCGCGCCCTGGTGGCGACCGCCGAGCGCGAGTGGGGCCGGCTGGACATCCTCGTCAACAACGCCGGCCTCCAGCACGTGTCCCCGGTGGAGGAGTTCCCCGAGGACCGCTGGGAGCAGCTCATCCGCATCATGCTCGTCGGCCCGTTCCTGCTCACGCGCTACGCCCTGCCGCTGATGTACGAGCGCAAGTGGGGGCGCATCATCAACGTGTCCTCGCTCCACGGGCTCGTGGCCTCGCCGTACAAGTCCGCGTACGTCTCCGCCAAGCACGGCCTCATGGGGCTGACGAAGACGGTGGCCCTCGAGGCCGCCGACAAGGGCGTGACGGTGAACGCCGTGTGCCCCAGCTACGTGCGCACGCCCCTGGTGGAGAAGCAGATTGCCGACCAGGCGCGCGTCCACGGAATCACCGCGGCGGAAGTCGTCGAGAAGATCATGCTCGCCCCCGCCGCCGTGAAGCGGCTCCTCGAGCCCTCCGAGGTCGCCGCCTACATCTCCTTCCTGTGCTCGGACGCCGCGGGCGGCATCACCGGGGCGGCACAGGTGATGGACTGCGGCTGGACGGCTCGCTGA
- a CDS encoding CHAP domain-containing protein, whose product MMAYGGTDVATHAGRPVPARTASGQAAFAKQKKPSSHRKPASRPRVGERIVDKATGLVGVSSLRTVSDTVPDDCTGLARLAYTHAGIDLMAPVPGRPGENGVTHIYRAARRRGALHRAKPRPGDLVFFRETYDRDRDGRRDDGLTHVGVVEHVSPGGLVTFIHRGSKGIARARMHLRWPATHRARTGRKVLNDYLRRASDGHRAYVTGELFAGFASPEALTPSPRR is encoded by the coding sequence ATGATGGCTTACGGAGGCACGGATGTCGCCACGCACGCCGGGCGTCCCGTGCCTGCTCGGACTGCGTCCGGGCAGGCCGCCTTCGCGAAGCAAAAGAAGCCATCCTCGCACCGCAAGCCGGCCTCGCGCCCGCGCGTCGGTGAGCGCATCGTCGACAAGGCCACCGGCCTCGTCGGTGTCTCCTCCCTGCGCACCGTCAGCGACACCGTGCCCGACGACTGCACGGGGCTGGCTCGCCTGGCGTACACCCACGCCGGCATCGACCTCATGGCGCCTGTCCCCGGCCGCCCGGGCGAGAACGGCGTTACCCACATCTACCGTGCCGCGCGCCGCCGAGGTGCCCTCCACCGCGCGAAGCCGCGCCCGGGGGACCTCGTCTTCTTCCGCGAGACGTATGACCGGGACCGCGATGGGCGCCGGGATGACGGGCTCACCCACGTCGGCGTCGTCGAGCACGTGTCCCCGGGAGGACTCGTCACCTTCATCCACCGCGGCAGCAAGGGCATTGCCCGCGCGCGCATGCACCTGCGCTGGCCCGCCACCCACCGCGCCCGCACGGGCCGCAAGGTGCTCAACGACTACCTCCGCCGCGCCTCTGACGGACACCGTGCCTACGTCACCGGGGAACTCTTCGCCGGCTTCGCCTCTCCGGAGGCACTCACCCCGTCGCCTCGGCGATGA
- a CDS encoding MFS transporter — protein MEPTQQRQDSIIKVAVASFIGTAIEWYDFFLYGTAAALVFNRLFFPSLDPLAGTMAAFGTFAVGFVARPLGGVVFGHYGDKLGRKAMLSATLMLMGLATFAVGLLPTYDTLGIWAPALLVLLRLVQGFGLGGEWGGAVLMAVEHAPPNRRGFYGSWPQMGAPAGMLLATAVFSVFSRLSEAQFLAWGWRIPFLLSSLLIGMGVFIRLRVAESPVFQNRKPEAAAPRIPVLDALRTYPKQILLAMGARFAENGFFYIITTFVLSYGTERLGLPRSTFLNGVLIAMSVHLVAIPAFGAASDRFGRRPVYLAGAVGCGLMAFPFFWLLDTKETGLIWLAICLGIVAHAAMYGPQASFFSELFGTRVRYSGASLGYQLASVFAGGLSPVVATALLARSGGQAWPVSLYMVVLAVITLVSVWLSAETFREELAEAPPLASPGETALSEPSSRSPSPVPPR, from the coding sequence ATGGAACCCACGCAGCAGCGGCAGGACTCCATCATCAAGGTGGCGGTGGCGAGCTTCATCGGCACCGCCATCGAGTGGTACGACTTCTTCCTCTACGGGACGGCGGCGGCGCTGGTGTTCAACCGCCTCTTCTTCCCCTCCCTGGACCCGCTGGCGGGGACGATGGCGGCCTTCGGCACCTTCGCCGTCGGCTTCGTCGCCCGTCCGCTGGGCGGCGTGGTGTTCGGCCACTACGGCGACAAGCTGGGCCGCAAGGCCATGCTCAGCGCCACGCTGATGTTGATGGGCCTGGCCACCTTCGCCGTGGGCCTGCTGCCCACCTACGACACGCTGGGCATCTGGGCACCGGCGCTGCTCGTGCTGCTGCGGCTGGTGCAGGGCTTCGGCCTGGGCGGCGAGTGGGGCGGCGCAGTGCTGATGGCGGTGGAGCACGCGCCGCCGAATCGCCGGGGCTTCTACGGGAGCTGGCCGCAGATGGGGGCACCGGCGGGCATGCTGCTGGCCACGGCCGTGTTTTCCGTCTTCTCGCGCCTGTCGGAAGCGCAGTTCCTCGCGTGGGGCTGGCGCATCCCCTTCCTGCTCAGCTCGCTGCTCATCGGCATGGGCGTGTTCATCCGCCTGCGCGTGGCCGAGTCCCCCGTGTTCCAGAACCGCAAGCCGGAGGCCGCGGCCCCACGCATCCCGGTGCTGGACGCGCTGCGGACGTACCCGAAGCAGATCCTCCTGGCGATGGGGGCGCGCTTCGCGGAGAACGGCTTCTTCTACATCATCACCACGTTCGTCCTCTCGTACGGCACCGAGCGGCTGGGGCTGCCGCGCTCCACGTTCCTCAACGGGGTGCTGATCGCCATGTCGGTGCACCTGGTGGCGATTCCCGCGTTCGGCGCCGCGTCGGACCGCTTCGGCCGCCGGCCGGTATACCTGGCGGGCGCGGTGGGCTGCGGGCTGATGGCGTTCCCCTTCTTCTGGCTGCTCGACACGAAGGAGACGGGGCTCATCTGGCTGGCCATCTGCCTGGGCATCGTCGCGCACGCGGCCATGTACGGCCCGCAGGCGAGCTTCTTCTCCGAGCTGTTCGGCACCCGCGTGCGCTACAGCGGCGCGTCGCTGGGCTACCAACTGGCGTCGGTGTTCGCCGGAGGGCTGTCGCCCGTCGTCGCCACCGCGCTGCTGGCGCGCTCGGGCGGACAGGCGTGGCCGGTGTCGCTCTACATGGTGGTGCTGGCCGTCATCACCCTGGTCTCCGTCTGGCTGTCGGCGGAGACCTTCCGGGAGGAGCTCGCGGAGGCCCCGCCCCTCGCGAGCCCTGGCGAGACGGCGCTCAGCGAGCCGTCCAGCCGCAGTCCATCACCTGTGCCGCCCCGGTGA
- a CDS encoding M16 family metallopeptidase gives MPCLLVLVLLWGCATAPRPGSARPGALSNDVFPSGLRLVVREDSRAKLMTMYVSYRAGATDEPEGKEGVAEVAARLSLRARHGGAGTPTLEERLVAADVTPRSTITYDDTELWSSLSPERFARAAALEAQRMADPLAHVTEEDFRQVRAQQLDELWVSQEAMDKGPSRRWLHEKLLAGHAYGRPAQGTPESLDRLTLEDVRAFVKANYTPAHAVLVVSGPLPLEEAKSEVARSLAGLMGVGTGAPTSPVQRAPPPAPADLPERAPPVVMHGAVSAAQLHFLLTVPGRYSGRYAESLVAREVLKRWLDLSLGLDSLSFRRTATVTFQELDGLTLLHCSVVLRSGMPERLAPHHVSSLLSSLEVFANGITESLREPANGPRRPYQRKYNAPMPFRSYTEGWVRATLNQELELQARTVSAMDIARVVRATGRVDVGGVREEQVARALAEGVLPAYLEQYVRAERMRTLVILPEPGAAASPFMKP, from the coding sequence ATGCCCTGCCTGCTCGTCCTGGTCCTGCTGTGGGGCTGTGCCACGGCTCCGCGGCCCGGCTCCGCCCGGCCGGGGGCTCTCTCCAACGACGTCTTCCCCAGCGGACTGCGGCTGGTGGTGCGGGAGGACTCGCGGGCGAAGCTGATGACGATGTACGTGTCCTATCGCGCCGGCGCCACGGACGAGCCCGAGGGCAAGGAGGGCGTGGCGGAGGTGGCCGCGCGCCTGTCGTTGCGGGCCCGCCACGGCGGCGCGGGCACGCCGACGCTGGAGGAGCGGCTGGTGGCCGCGGACGTGACGCCGCGGAGCACGATTACCTACGACGACACGGAGCTGTGGAGCTCCCTGTCACCGGAACGCTTCGCCCGGGCGGCGGCGCTGGAGGCCCAGCGCATGGCCGACCCGCTGGCGCACGTCACGGAGGAGGACTTCCGCCAGGTGCGCGCCCAGCAGCTCGACGAGCTGTGGGTGAGCCAGGAGGCCATGGACAAGGGGCCTTCGCGCAGGTGGCTGCATGAAAAACTGCTGGCGGGCCATGCCTATGGCCGCCCAGCGCAGGGGACGCCCGAGTCGTTGGACCGGCTCACGCTGGAAGACGTCCGTGCCTTCGTGAAGGCGAACTACACCCCGGCCCATGCGGTGCTGGTGGTGTCCGGTCCCCTCCCGCTGGAGGAGGCGAAGTCGGAGGTGGCCAGGAGCCTCGCCGGCCTCATGGGCGTGGGCACCGGCGCCCCCACTTCCCCCGTCCAGCGCGCTCCGCCTCCCGCCCCCGCGGACCTTCCCGAGCGTGCGCCCCCGGTGGTGATGCACGGGGCCGTGAGCGCGGCGCAGCTCCACTTCCTGCTGACGGTGCCGGGCCGCTACTCGGGGAGATACGCCGAGTCATTGGTGGCGCGGGAGGTCCTGAAGCGGTGGCTGGACCTGAGCCTCGGGCTGGACTCGCTCTCCTTTCGCAGGACCGCTACGGTTACCTTCCAGGAGCTGGATGGGCTGACGCTGCTCCACTGTTCCGTGGTCCTGCGGTCGGGGATGCCGGAGCGCCTGGCGCCGCACCACGTCTCCAGCCTGCTGAGCTCGCTCGAGGTCTTCGCCAACGGCATCACCGAGAGCCTGAGGGAGCCCGCCAACGGGCCCCGCCGGCCCTACCAGCGCAAGTACAACGCGCCCATGCCGTTCCGGAGCTACACCGAGGGCTGGGTGCGGGCGACGCTGAACCAGGAGCTCGAGCTGCAGGCGCGCACGGTCTCCGCCATGGACATCGCGCGGGTGGTGCGCGCCACCGGCAGGGTGGACGTCGGTGGCGTCCGCGAGGAGCAGGTGGCCAGGGCCCTCGCCGAGGGTGTCCTGCCCGCCTATCTGGAGCAGTACGTGCGCGCCGAGCGGATGCGGACGCTGGTCATCCTCCCCGAGCCCGGGGCCGCGGCGAGCCCCTTCATGAAGCCCTGA
- a CDS encoding energy transducer TonB: MHASFSRNQLAGSGLAALLFLAPGCAAHRTAETPPAPASSTIPSCTDEAKAAHVSGKAVIQCVIKATGDVRDCVVKKPVPLMTEHLVDALHRSKFPPVVYKGKPIDVAYTFTITLDCK; encoded by the coding sequence ATGCACGCGTCTTTCTCCCGCAACCAGCTCGCCGGCTCCGGGCTGGCCGCCCTGCTCTTCCTCGCCCCTGGCTGCGCGGCCCACCGGACCGCCGAGACACCTCCAGCGCCTGCCTCCAGCACCATTCCCAGTTGCACGGACGAAGCGAAGGCGGCCCACGTCTCGGGCAAGGCGGTCATCCAATGCGTCATCAAGGCCACCGGTGATGTCAGGGACTGCGTCGTCAAGAAGCCGGTGCCGCTGATGACCGAGCACCTCGTGGACGCGCTGCACCGCAGCAAGTTCCCGCCCGTCGTGTACAAGGGCAAGCCCATCGATGTGGCCTACACCTTCACCATCACCCTGGACTGCAAGTAG